One Halorientalis litorea DNA segment encodes these proteins:
- a CDS encoding ABC transporter permease, translating to MNGEADTGTTGEPTGTGRSRSDASGERSGLLERLVPTGFRTLFRREILRFVRRPRNTFLPPAITNVLYFSVFGVILGGRIDDIAGFDYIVFILPGLIVLGAISNAFENASFSIFHGRWNDYIHEVLTSPLPYSSMVLAYILSSAVRGALVGIIIGIVGLFFTPVTVAEPLYLVAFMLVICLLFASFGVVGGLWARDFDYLTVLNQFIVRPLVFFGGVFYSLEILPPLYRTLSLLNPMVYMVNGVRYGFLGYSDVPPNEALLVLSGLTVAVVALDIALFRRGYGLVD from the coding sequence ATGAACGGCGAGGCGGACACCGGAACGACCGGAGAGCCGACGGGCACTGGTCGGTCACGCTCCGACGCGAGCGGCGAGCGGAGCGGCCTGCTCGAACGACTCGTACCGACGGGCTTTCGGACCCTGTTCCGGCGGGAAATCCTGCGGTTCGTCCGTCGCCCGCGCAACACGTTCCTCCCGCCGGCCATCACGAACGTCCTCTACTTCTCGGTGTTCGGCGTCATCCTCGGGGGCCGCATCGACGACATCGCCGGGTTCGACTACATCGTGTTCATCCTCCCCGGCCTCATCGTGCTGGGGGCCATCTCGAACGCCTTCGAGAACGCCTCCTTCTCCATCTTCCACGGCCGCTGGAACGACTACATTCACGAGGTTCTGACGTCACCGTTGCCTTACTCCTCGATGGTGCTCGCCTACATCCTCTCCTCGGCGGTCCGTGGTGCCCTCGTGGGTATCATCATCGGCATCGTCGGGCTGTTCTTCACGCCCGTCACCGTCGCCGAACCGCTGTATCTCGTGGCGTTCATGCTCGTCATCTGTCTCCTGTTCGCCAGTTTCGGCGTCGTCGGCGGTCTCTGGGCGCGGGACTTCGACTACCTGACGGTGTTGAACCAGTTCATCGTCCGACCGCTCGTCTTCTTCGGCGGCGTGTTCTACTCGCTGGAGATTCTCCCTCCGCTGTACCGGACGCTCTCGCTGCTGAACCCGATGGTGTACATGGTCAACGGCGTTCGCTACGGCTTCCTGGGCTACTCTGACGTTCCCCCGAACGAGGCGTTACTGGTCCTCTCGGGGCTGACGGTGGCCGTCGTCGCTCTCGACATCGCGCTGTTTCGGCGGGGGTACGGACTGGTCGATTGA
- a CDS encoding ABC transporter ATP-binding protein — MSLAIRTRNLVKEYEDVRALDGLDLSVDSGEFFGLLGPNGAGKTTFINVLVGLVNRTGGEASVFGYDVESEYRQARDAIGLAPQEFNVDRFFPIHEVLEHKAGYHGIPPAEASRRAEEALRTVGIYDKRDTRFDWLSGGMKRRFVLARALVSDPDLLILDEPTAGVDVELRRDLWDLITDLNDDGTTILLTTHYIEEAERLCDRVAIMDEGRKVEVASPDELMDRGTDQLSIGLRNPPTTPPALELPDVRDVRVEDGRLLVTATRGSAVVPEVIRRLEAAGFTVSDLDIKRASLEDVFVDMTRTEDAVEA, encoded by the coding sequence ATGTCACTGGCCATCCGAACGCGGAACCTCGTCAAGGAGTACGAGGACGTGCGGGCACTCGACGGCCTCGACCTCTCGGTCGATTCGGGGGAGTTCTTCGGCCTCCTCGGTCCGAACGGTGCCGGCAAGACGACGTTCATCAACGTGCTCGTCGGGTTGGTCAACCGGACGGGCGGCGAGGCGTCGGTGTTCGGCTACGACGTGGAAAGCGAGTATCGGCAGGCCCGCGACGCCATCGGACTGGCCCCACAGGAGTTCAACGTGGACCGCTTTTTCCCCATCCACGAGGTGCTCGAACACAAGGCGGGCTACCACGGCATCCCGCCCGCGGAAGCGAGTCGGCGGGCCGAGGAGGCACTCCGAACCGTCGGCATCTACGACAAGCGCGACACGCGGTTCGACTGGCTCTCGGGCGGGATGAAACGCCGGTTCGTCCTCGCGCGGGCACTCGTCTCGGACCCCGACCTGCTCATCCTCGACGAACCGACCGCCGGCGTCGACGTGGAGTTGCGCCGGGACCTCTGGGACCTCATCACCGACCTCAACGACGACGGGACGACCATCCTGCTGACGACACACTACATCGAGGAGGCCGAGCGACTCTGTGACCGCGTCGCAATCATGGACGAGGGACGGAAAGTCGAGGTAGCGAGTCCTGACGAACTGATGGACCGTGGAACCGACCAACTCTCCATCGGCCTCAGGAACCCCCCGACGACCCCGCCGGCACTCGAACTGCCCGACGTGCGTGACGTGCGCGTCGAGGACGGCCGCCTCCTCGTCACCGCCACGCGCGGGAGTGCCGTCGTCCCCGAGGTCATCCGTCGCCTCGAAGCGGCGGGGTTCACGGTGAGTGACCTCGACATCAAGCGAGCGTCACTAGAGGACGTGTTCGTCGACATGACCCGGACGGAGGACGCGGTCGAAGCATGA
- a CDS encoding cell division protein SepF: MGFMNKLLGESGSSRRTEDYEELDSVAVPETEADTQVHIARISDKQDVIDIKDTVYAGDIVIADITRHTTQDRTMEQITDELQQVARGVGGDIVQKDEDQIIITPRSVKISREKLGR; this comes from the coding sequence ATGGGCTTCATGAACAAACTCCTCGGGGAGTCGGGGTCGTCACGGCGGACCGAGGACTACGAGGAACTCGACAGCGTGGCCGTTCCCGAGACTGAGGCGGACACGCAGGTTCACATCGCGCGCATCAGCGACAAACAGGACGTCATCGACATCAAAGACACTGTCTACGCTGGCGACATCGTCATCGCGGACATCACCCGCCACACAACCCAAGACCGGACGATGGAGCAGATTACGGACGAACTCCAGCAGGTCGCCCGTGGCGTCGGCGGCGACATCGTCCAGAAGGACGAAGACCAGATAATCATCACGCCCCGCAGCGTCAAGATTAGCCGCGAGAAGTTGGGTCGGTAA
- a CDS encoding RNA-binding protein has translation MQVKSRHHLRADAVDELETALESQLGVHLDADTYEKVELDDSEFDIVLVDGDPAVLYLDGDPFLTVRGANDYPPERGVVTVDQGAISFVSDGADVMRPGIVEADSDIESGDLVVVVEESHGKALAVGRARTDGDDMVGSEGKVVDSIHHVGDELYEFSV, from the coding sequence ATGCAGGTCAAGTCCCGACACCACCTCCGGGCTGACGCCGTCGACGAACTCGAGACGGCACTCGAATCGCAGTTGGGGGTCCATCTCGACGCGGACACCTACGAGAAGGTCGAACTGGACGACAGCGAGTTCGACATCGTGCTGGTCGACGGCGACCCCGCGGTGCTGTACCTCGACGGGGACCCGTTCCTGACCGTCCGTGGCGCGAACGACTACCCGCCAGAGCGCGGCGTCGTCACCGTCGACCAAGGGGCTATCTCGTTCGTCAGCGATGGCGCGGACGTGATGCGACCCGGCATCGTCGAGGCAGACTCGGACATCGAGTCCGGCGACCTCGTCGTCGTCGTCGAGGAGAGCCACGGGAAGGCACTGGCCGTGGGCCGTGCCCGCACCGACGGCGACGACATGGTCGGGTCCGAGGGGAAAGTCGTGGACTCGATTCACCACGTCGGCGACGAGTTGTACGAGTTCTCGGTGTGA
- a CDS encoding DUF7562 family protein: MLGARRNRDDTQVTCIACGDAVARTDAREYDKHGDRWDRVDKDFEYLCKGCHRELCHQPRDGLESLLVESRAGADDRSEFLTRFRTLAEDRTPEEREP, encoded by the coding sequence ATGCTGGGTGCCCGGCGCAACCGGGACGACACACAGGTTACGTGTATCGCCTGTGGCGACGCTGTCGCCCGTACCGATGCCCGCGAGTACGACAAACACGGCGACCGCTGGGACCGCGTGGACAAGGACTTCGAGTACCTCTGTAAGGGCTGTCACCGCGAACTGTGTCACCAGCCACGGGACGGACTGGAGTCCCTTCTCGTCGAGAGCCGTGCTGGTGCCGACGACCGGTCGGAGTTTTTGACTCGGTTCCGGACCCTCGCCGAGGACCGGACACCGGAAGAGCGCGAGCCGTGA
- a CDS encoding RNB domain-containing ribonuclease, whose product MSDQAQAGTAEGQGPVEIDAELARHLSNKREELFEKFDIPDEFPQSVLDEAAERTEDVQSEIEDELDEREDLRELTTWTTDPIDAQDFDDAISIEERDDETVLWVHIADVTHYVHPDSEMWAEALDRGNTVYLPGYTVHMLPPVLAETVCSLVPHEDRLAHTVEMHLDPETLSYESIDIYKSVVRSDARLTYAEAERLLDEPGSADDLLEDETVDLAGKCELVWDLADRLHEQRKADGSLVLNPRRDRAHTIIEECMLKANKAVTHELQWSRGLEAMYRVHPQPTPDQWNEALQEIQDLDGVSVSAAQDDPRIAVNETLEEAPERQLGQIQRAVMKVMPRAKYMADPFGGHHALNFEIYGHFTSPIRRLSDLVNHWIVYTDDVPASLADLCNHASERQQDAEQCEREYRTFLNEVGLDPSAVNNRGIEVVDDED is encoded by the coding sequence ATGAGCGACCAAGCGCAGGCCGGGACCGCCGAAGGGCAGGGGCCGGTCGAAATCGACGCGGAACTCGCGCGCCACCTCTCGAACAAGCGCGAGGAGCTATTCGAGAAATTCGACATTCCCGACGAGTTCCCCCAGTCGGTCCTCGACGAGGCCGCCGAGCGCACCGAGGATGTCCAGTCCGAAATCGAGGACGAACTCGACGAGCGCGAAGACCTCCGTGAGCTGACCACGTGGACGACCGACCCCATCGACGCACAGGACTTCGACGACGCCATCTCCATCGAGGAACGCGACGACGAGACCGTTCTCTGGGTCCACATCGCTGACGTGACCCACTACGTCCACCCCGATAGCGAGATGTGGGCCGAGGCACTCGACCGCGGTAACACGGTCTATCTGCCGGGCTACACCGTCCACATGCTCCCGCCGGTGCTGGCCGAAACCGTCTGCTCGCTGGTCCCCCACGAGGACCGACTGGCCCACACCGTCGAGATGCACCTCGACCCGGAGACGCTCTCCTACGAGTCTATCGACATCTACAAGTCCGTCGTCCGCAGCGACGCCCGCCTCACCTACGCCGAGGCCGAGCGACTACTCGACGAACCCGGGAGTGCCGACGACTTGCTGGAGGACGAGACGGTGGACCTCGCGGGCAAGTGCGAACTCGTCTGGGACCTCGCCGACCGCCTCCACGAACAGCGCAAGGCCGACGGCTCGCTCGTCCTCAACCCCCGGCGGGACCGCGCCCACACCATCATCGAGGAGTGTATGCTCAAGGCCAACAAGGCCGTCACGCACGAACTCCAGTGGTCCCGCGGCCTCGAAGCGATGTACCGCGTCCACCCACAGCCGACCCCCGACCAGTGGAACGAGGCTCTCCAAGAGATACAGGACTTGGACGGCGTCTCGGTGTCGGCCGCACAGGACGACCCCCGCATCGCGGTCAACGAGACGTTGGAGGAGGCACCCGAGCGACAACTCGGCCAGATTCAGCGGGCCGTGATGAAGGTGATGCCCCGGGCGAAGTACATGGCGGACCCCTTCGGCGGCCACCACGCCCTCAACTTCGAGATTTACGGCCACTTCACCAGCCCCATCCGGCGGCTGTCGGACCTCGTGAACCACTGGATCGTTTACACCGACGACGTGCCCGCCAGTCTCGCGGACCTCTGTAACCACGCGTCGGAACGTCAGCAGGACGCAGAGCAGTGCGAACGGGAGTACCGCACCTTCCTCAACGAGGTCGGACTGGACCCGTCCGCGGTCAACAACCGTGGCATCGAAGTCGTCGACGACGAGGACTGA
- a CDS encoding methyltransferase domain-containing protein, translating into MGGIDASRIAEYYTESHIDYRLFWGLSSAHGLHAGYHDEAHQSHAAAVENLNRVLADRADIGADDRMLDCGCGVGGSSVWVSDHRGATVQGIDLVPMQLQKARELARERGVDDRTAFARADFTDTPFADDSFDVLWGIEAICHAEDKADFVSEAARLLADGGRLVLSDGFRAAAAMTPAEREAMDHWLDGWAVPNLDSVAGFRDSLEAHGFTDVRVEDATEQVLPSSRRLYWASRVAAPVGRLLNRVGIRSDTQSKNRVAARYQHETLTDGLWTYNIVTANR; encoded by the coding sequence ATGGGGGGGATAGATGCGTCTCGCATCGCGGAGTACTACACGGAGAGCCACATCGACTACCGCCTGTTCTGGGGCCTCTCGTCGGCACACGGCCTGCACGCGGGCTATCACGACGAGGCCCACCAGTCACACGCGGCGGCTGTCGAGAACCTGAACCGCGTGCTGGCCGACCGGGCCGACATCGGGGCCGACGACCGGATGCTCGACTGTGGCTGTGGCGTCGGCGGCAGTTCCGTCTGGGTGAGCGACCACCGCGGCGCGACCGTACAGGGTATCGACCTCGTGCCGATGCAACTGCAGAAAGCCCGCGAGTTGGCGCGCGAACGCGGCGTCGACGACCGTACCGCGTTCGCCCGCGCGGACTTCACGGACACGCCGTTCGCCGACGACTCCTTCGACGTGCTCTGGGGCATCGAGGCCATCTGCCACGCCGAGGACAAGGCGGATTTCGTCTCGGAGGCGGCCCGTCTGCTGGCCGACGGCGGCCGTCTCGTCCTCTCGGACGGCTTCCGCGCAGCGGCGGCGATGACACCCGCCGAACGCGAGGCGATGGACCACTGGCTCGACGGCTGGGCGGTGCCCAACCTCGACAGCGTCGCGGGCTTCCGGGACTCGCTCGAAGCCCACGGGTTCACCGACGTGCGCGTCGAGGACGCCACCGAGCAGGTGCTGCCGTCCTCGCGACGACTCTACTGGGCGAGTCGCGTCGCCGCGCCCGTCGGCCGCCTGCTCAACCGGGTCGGCATCCGAAGTGACACGCAGTCGAAGAACCGCGTCGCCGCCCGCTACCAGCACGAGACGCTCACCGACGGCCTGTGGACCTACAACATCGTCACTGCGAACCGCTGA
- a CDS encoding DUF5611 family protein produces MREYKMRRGEHLEERVPDMEAKIEDYFGPITDTQEYKGSDLYVVGDPDNPVFERIVAGTVEYGSKKDKLGVDFVERPAEDVIAEGNADAAADAVDAKNDFLEECTGRDAKSRRESMKRAVEDDAETPDNV; encoded by the coding sequence ATGCGAGAATACAAGATGCGCCGGGGCGAGCACCTCGAAGAGCGTGTGCCGGACATGGAAGCGAAAATCGAGGACTACTTCGGCCCCATAACGGACACCCAAGAGTACAAGGGGAGCGACCTCTACGTCGTCGGCGACCCCGACAACCCGGTGTTCGAGCGTATCGTCGCCGGAACCGTCGAGTACGGAAGCAAGAAGGACAAACTCGGCGTCGACTTCGTGGAGCGACCGGCCGAAGACGTCATCGCGGAGGGCAACGCCGACGCCGCGGCCGACGCCGTCGACGCGAAAAACGACTTCCTAGAGGAGTGCACCGGCCGTGACGCGAAGAGCCGCCGCGAGTCGATGAAACGCGCCGTCGAGGACGACGCCGAGACGCCCGACAACGTCTGA
- a CDS encoding DUF7093 family protein — translation MAIKCSLLGHRFTETEVEEERVEEGSEVVITVREVETCERCGKERVVTENKEVTSLAAEGATETSPDAAGEPTAETPTDVGRDDTSPDLAPDADAAEDDAEFVGESGGDDAATADDQRDVDAMTETEQVAGAGGTDEVDAPDDDAVILDDSETERDPGEWPGDEDEPATETEANTAAVAPGQDASTGASEDASEEWPDEYGYEEESSARADEVDWPEEDEGAGEEWTPTESLTESIDGAEVEAAGTASTTAPDGTFVCPECGFTTSVEESSLRAGDFCPDCRRGSLEHRASDETRKE, via the coding sequence ATGGCTATCAAGTGTTCGCTACTCGGGCATCGGTTCACCGAGACGGAGGTAGAGGAGGAGCGCGTCGAGGAGGGTAGCGAAGTCGTCATCACAGTCAGAGAGGTCGAAACCTGCGAGCGGTGCGGGAAAGAGCGCGTCGTCACCGAAAACAAGGAGGTGACCTCGCTCGCCGCCGAGGGTGCCACGGAGACCAGTCCGGACGCCGCGGGCGAGCCGACGGCGGAGACGCCGACCGATGTCGGACGGGATGACACCAGCCCGGACCTCGCACCGGACGCGGACGCGGCCGAGGACGACGCCGAGTTCGTCGGTGAGAGCGGCGGTGACGACGCGGCCACCGCGGACGACCAGCGGGACGTGGACGCGATGACGGAGACGGAGCAGGTCGCAGGCGCGGGCGGCACCGACGAGGTAGACGCCCCGGACGACGACGCGGTCATCCTCGACGACAGCGAGACGGAGCGCGACCCCGGCGAATGGCCCGGTGACGAGGACGAACCGGCGACCGAGACGGAGGCGAACACGGCGGCTGTGGCTCCCGGGCAGGACGCCTCGACGGGGGCAAGCGAGGACGCAAGCGAGGAGTGGCCCGACGAGTACGGCTACGAGGAGGAATCGAGCGCGCGCGCCGACGAGGTAGACTGGCCCGAGGAAGACGAGGGCGCGGGCGAGGAGTGGACGCCGACCGAGAGTCTCACCGAGAGCATCGACGGAGCGGAAGTCGAGGCCGCGGGGACCGCCAGCACGACGGCACCCGACGGGACGTTCGTCTGTCCCGAGTGCGGGTTCACCACGTCGGTCGAGGAGTCTTCGCTCCGGGCGGGGGACTTCTGCCCGGACTGTCGCCGCGGGTCGCTCGAACACCGAGCGAGCGACGAGACGCGAAAAGAGTAA
- a CDS encoding DUF6432 family protein has product MRAKGEYRNRDDTQVAVLDALADRREEGMTVFELRSRVDADIDRLEGALSELKADGLIEVTDDDKRTVIVPEDHAIGQHDPDEDQSLLDRVRDLLGV; this is encoded by the coding sequence ATGCGAGCCAAGGGGGAGTACCGCAACCGGGACGACACACAGGTCGCGGTTCTCGACGCTCTCGCCGACCGCCGCGAGGAGGGGATGACGGTCTTCGAACTCCGCTCGCGCGTCGACGCCGACATCGACCGCCTCGAAGGTGCCCTCTCGGAGTTGAAGGCCGACGGCCTCATCGAGGTCACGGACGACGACAAACGGACCGTCATCGTCCCCGAGGACCACGCCATCGGCCAGCACGACCCCGACGAGGACCAGTCCCTCCTCGACAGAGTGCGCGACTTGCTCGGCGTCTGA
- the ygfZ gene encoding CAF17-like 4Fe-4S cluster assembly/insertion protein YgfZ codes for MTVLERVHADHNATFLTRGDQRVVDHYGRPERTHHAVRNVVGVTEPPCGVVVVSGDDRVEFVDNAVSNRVPAADGHGCYALLLDPQGGITTDMYVHNADERLLVFLPPERTEQVAEDWSEKTFIQDVDVRVATDEFGVFGVHGPNATEKIASVLTGAASPDERLGFVRGSMGDAGVTVIRDDGLTGEEGYVVVCVADAARDVFDTLVNRGMNAAPFGYRTWQSLTLEAGTPLFPTELDGEVPNVLGLRNALDFEKGCYVGQEVVSRVENRGQPSRRLVGLTVDAVPDDGAAVFAGDSAVGEVTRAVDSPSREEPLALALVEFGLEADHVTVRVDGEEQAGAVVALPFVEGSDTSARLPAYPSAET; via the coding sequence ATGACTGTTCTCGAACGCGTCCACGCCGACCACAACGCCACGTTCCTCACGCGCGGTGACCAGCGAGTGGTCGACCACTACGGCCGGCCCGAACGGACCCACCACGCGGTCCGAAACGTCGTCGGCGTCACCGAACCCCCCTGTGGCGTCGTCGTCGTCTCCGGCGACGACCGGGTCGAGTTCGTCGACAACGCCGTCTCGAACCGCGTCCCGGCCGCAGACGGCCACGGCTGTTACGCTCTCCTGCTCGACCCGCAAGGCGGTATCACGACCGACATGTACGTCCACAACGCCGACGAGCGACTCCTCGTGTTCCTCCCGCCCGAACGGACCGAGCAGGTGGCCGAGGACTGGAGCGAGAAGACGTTCATCCAGGACGTGGACGTGCGCGTCGCCACCGACGAGTTCGGCGTCTTCGGCGTCCACGGCCCGAACGCCACCGAGAAGATAGCGAGCGTCCTCACCGGGGCCGCCTCGCCCGACGAGCGACTCGGGTTCGTCCGCGGGTCGATGGGCGACGCCGGTGTCACGGTCATCCGCGACGACGGCCTCACCGGCGAGGAGGGGTACGTCGTCGTCTGTGTCGCCGACGCCGCCCGTGACGTGTTCGACACGCTGGTCAACCGCGGGATGAACGCCGCCCCCTTCGGCTACCGGACGTGGCAGTCCCTGACGCTCGAAGCCGGGACGCCGCTGTTCCCGACCGAACTCGACGGCGAGGTCCCGAACGTCCTCGGCCTCCGCAACGCCCTCGACTTCGAGAAGGGGTGTTACGTCGGGCAGGAAGTCGTCTCCCGTGTCGAGAACCGCGGCCAGCCGAGTCGGCGACTCGTCGGCCTGACCGTCGACGCCGTCCCCGACGACGGTGCGGCGGTCTTCGCCGGTGACAGTGCCGTCGGCGAGGTGACCCGCGCCGTCGACAGTCCCTCCCGCGAGGAGCCGCTCGCGCTCGCACTCGTGGAGTTTGGCCTCGAAGCCGACCACGTGACCGTCCGCGTCGACGGCGAGGAACAGGCCGGTGCCGTCGTCGCGCTCCCCTTCGTCGAGGGGTCCGATACATCCGCGCGGCTTCCGGCCTATCCGTCCGCCGAGACCTGA
- a CDS encoding geranylgeranyl reductase family protein produces MRDFVVVGAGPAGSRFARRAAEAGHDVLVFEQGTVGEPLACSGHVSRDIWEYTPPGAREELLQNEVFGARFHLGGPDSEPHRFYRDEPVSNVIDRVGLDRTLADAARAAGADLHENHTVLSVTEGREGVRVRVRGPDGVETHAARMVAGCDGPNSRVRTELGLPDPDELLHGVLGFTDEPAAEDFVDVHLTVPRFFAWRIPRGDAGVEYGLAVPPGGDVRDRFESFTAAYGVEPDRRCSGLIPIGPPSRVTGRRSFLVGDAAGQTKPFTGGGILYGMTAADHAAREIDPTDPGTLGDYERAWRDDLRTDIRLGHLVRAGYSFPEPLQRAGMAAFSGEIGVHMDRPSTLFSTDQLRALLSF; encoded by the coding sequence ATGCGCGATTTCGTCGTCGTGGGGGCCGGGCCGGCAGGGTCACGGTTCGCCCGGAGAGCCGCGGAGGCGGGCCACGACGTGCTGGTCTTCGAGCAGGGGACTGTCGGGGAGCCGCTGGCTTGTTCGGGACACGTCAGCAGGGATATCTGGGAGTACACGCCACCGGGGGCACGCGAGGAGTTGCTCCAGAACGAGGTGTTCGGAGCGCGGTTCCACCTCGGTGGCCCGGACAGCGAGCCACACCGCTTCTACCGGGACGAGCCAGTCTCGAACGTCATCGACCGGGTGGGACTGGACCGGACGCTCGCGGACGCGGCCCGGGCGGCGGGTGCCGACCTCCATGAGAACCACACCGTCCTGAGCGTGACGGAGGGACGCGAGGGCGTGCGCGTGAGGGTCCGCGGCCCGGACGGCGTCGAGACGCACGCGGCGCGGATGGTCGCAGGCTGTGACGGTCCCAACTCTCGGGTCCGGACCGAACTCGGGTTGCCGGACCCGGACGAGTTGCTCCACGGCGTCCTCGGGTTCACCGACGAACCGGCCGCCGAGGACTTCGTGGACGTTCACCTCACCGTCCCGCGCTTCTTCGCGTGGCGCATCCCGCGGGGCGACGCCGGCGTGGAGTACGGGCTGGCGGTCCCGCCCGGCGGGGACGTGCGCGACCGGTTCGAGTCGTTCACCGCGGCCTACGGCGTCGAACCCGACCGGCGGTGTTCGGGCCTCATCCCCATCGGCCCACCGTCGCGGGTCACCGGCCGCCGGTCGTTCCTCGTCGGCGACGCCGCCGGCCAGACCAAGCCGTTCACCGGCGGTGGCATCCTCTACGGCATGACCGCGGCCGACCACGCCGCACGGGAAATCGACCCGACGGACCCGGGGACGCTCGGGGACTACGAGCGGGCGTGGCGCGACGACTTGCGGACGGACATCCGCCTCGGGCACCTCGTCCGCGCGGGCTACTCGTTCCCGGAACCGCTCCAGCGGGCCGGGATGGCCGCGTTCTCGGGGGAAATCGGCGTCCACATGGACCGACCGAGTACGCTCTTCTCGACGGACCAGCTTCGCGCCCTGCTATCCTTTTAA
- a CDS encoding sensor histidine kinase, with amino-acid sequence MFPGGISPVWLAYLAGPVVTVITGKVLVYWIYNHHWDKRGSKTFAGVLLVGGYWLCCLFVHVAVTDTELQRLAVIAQSIGAFASIAAFSVFASVYAARGFHHRRWFQLALYGSLGTFALLVVTNPLHNLAWRSISHVTEPFSYAIIEPGVGSVAVLAVLVALNGYCWVALVNYLLSTGNGSGTQLLLVLLGAMSIAVAQLVGSSGLAPADGLNHAAYGTVAFVVFSTFGLFRFNLLGRLPVARKAVVESLNDPVFVLDAEHRIVDVNDASRATWPAVDGRNGIPFAQACPTLAERVEMPDGGTATDSDRISVTVDGQTRHYSVNTTTVSRGRADEVQWYVVLLREVTELERSRWQLEKQNDRLDQVASTISHDLRNPINVADGYAQSLELRVKDWDIEATERERATADLTRIQESLGRMEAIIDDVLTIAREGETVEDTDSIPLSVVAREAWNNVDTAEASLTIEADSILDANRNRTLSILENLFRNTLDHGGSTVTVTVGATPDGFFVADDGPGIPVSHRSDVFEYGYTTADEGTGLGLSIVRTMAESHGWTVELDDDYHDGTRFVFGGVRSFPTATA; translated from the coding sequence ATGTTCCCGGGGGGGATATCACCGGTCTGGCTCGCGTACCTCGCCGGTCCGGTGGTGACGGTCATCACGGGGAAAGTACTCGTCTACTGGATATACAACCACCACTGGGACAAGCGTGGCTCGAAGACGTTCGCGGGTGTACTGCTCGTCGGGGGGTACTGGCTCTGCTGTCTGTTCGTCCACGTCGCGGTGACGGACACGGAACTCCAGCGGCTGGCGGTTATCGCACAGAGTATCGGTGCCTTCGCGTCGATAGCGGCGTTCAGCGTGTTCGCGTCCGTCTACGCGGCCCGTGGCTTCCACCACCGACGCTGGTTCCAACTCGCCCTCTACGGAAGCCTCGGCACGTTCGCGCTCTTGGTCGTGACGAACCCCCTGCACAACCTCGCGTGGCGGTCGATTTCACACGTCACCGAGCCGTTCTCCTACGCCATCATCGAGCCGGGCGTCGGTTCCGTCGCCGTCCTCGCCGTCCTCGTCGCGTTGAACGGGTACTGTTGGGTCGCACTCGTCAACTACCTCCTCTCGACCGGAAACGGGTCCGGGACGCAACTCCTGTTGGTCCTGCTGGGTGCGATGTCCATCGCCGTCGCACAACTCGTCGGGTCGTCGGGGTTGGCACCCGCCGACGGCCTCAATCACGCGGCCTACGGGACCGTCGCGTTCGTCGTGTTCTCGACGTTCGGACTGTTCCGGTTCAACCTCCTCGGGCGACTCCCGGTCGCCCGGAAGGCGGTGGTCGAGAGCCTCAACGACCCGGTGTTCGTCCTCGACGCCGAGCACCGAATCGTGGACGTCAACGACGCGTCACGGGCGACGTGGCCGGCAGTCGACGGAAGGAACGGCATCCCGTTCGCACAGGCGTGTCCGACACTCGCAGAGCGCGTCGAGATGCCCGACGGCGGTACCGCGACGGACTCCGACCGCATCTCGGTCACCGTCGACGGACAGACACGGCACTACTCGGTGAACACCACGACGGTGTCGCGGGGGCGTGCCGACGAGGTGCAGTGGTACGTCGTCTTGCTCAGGGAGGTAACGGAGTTAGAGCGGTCCCGGTGGCAACTCGAAAAGCAGAACGACCGCCTCGACCAGGTGGCCTCGACCATCTCCCACGACCTGCGCAACCCCATCAACGTCGCCGACGGCTACGCGCAGTCGCTGGAACTCCGAGTGAAAGACTGGGACATCGAGGCGACCGAGCGCGAGCGGGCGACGGCCGACCTCACCAGAATCCAGGAGTCACTGGGGCGGATGGAGGCGATAATCGACGACGTGTTGACCATCGCCCGCGAGGGCGAAACAGTCGAGGACACCGACTCCATCCCGCTCTCAGTCGTCGCGCGTGAGGCGTGGAACAACGTCGACACCGCGGAGGCATCCCTGACGATCGAAGCCGACAGCATCCTCGATGCGAACCGGAACCGAACCCTGTCGATTCTCGAGAACCTCTTCCGGAACACGCTCGACCACGGTGGGTCGACGGTCACGGTGACCGTCGGTGCGACTCCCGACGGGTTCTTCGTCGCCGACGACGGCCCCGGCATCCCCGTGAGCCACCGAAGCGACGTCTTCGAGTACGGCTACACGACTGCCGACGAAGGTACCGGCCTCGGCCTCTCCATCGTCCGCACCATGGCCGAGTCCCACGGCTGGACCGTCGAACTCGACGACGACTACCACGACGGCACCCGCTTCGTGTTCGGTGGTGTCAGAAGTTTCCCGACGGCCACCGCGTGA